The stretch of DNA attcctctccctctccattCCCAGCATCCACAGTTCAACAATGCCTTTATCAGTTCAGATGGAAAATCAAGGACACAAGCTTCAAGTCTTGACTCCCTAAAGTAAATTCTGCAGAATTAAACTTGTCAGCTCCTTCCCCGAAAGGAGACTGGCAACCACACTTCCACACATTCTCTCGTCTGTTCAACACCAGCTCTGAAACTCTTAAAATTGTCAGATATCTGCTAACAGAGATTGCTTTCTTATAAACTAGTAATCCAGAAGAAAAGCATCATCCTGGAAAAGAACAAGGCTTAAGGGACTGAAGACTTCAATAGAGAAGTAGTgtctattttattaaaaatagttaCAGCTACTTCAAAATAGTTTTGGTATgctttcccttcccacccaaacacTTATTTTGTGAACACTTTAAATCAAATGAGAATCCAGCTGGCTTGTTTGACAAACCCACTGGTGACAGCATAGGTACAGACAAAAGACAGAGAACAGGAGAGTTTCTTTCTACAAGAATAAGCTTTTTTTGAGATTACACACATACAAGCCTGGAATATCAAATATTGAGTGccaaaattcctgatttttttttttcttttcctccccatcccctgcaCACATTGAACAGAATCAGTATAACAGAACAGGTCTTCCATTCTGCTCGTGTATAGAACACTAAACACAtttcagcaggagctggccTTTCCATCCAGAAGCatgcattttgaaaatttaataaaatattttctcttatttgGTCACTAGCAACACTTTCAAATTCTTACCTTGAAGACAACAAGAAAGATGGTGTATAAAAACATAAGGTTGTGTCTTGCTATTGGCAAGTATTGTCTGCGTTGCAGGGTGAAAAGAACTGCTCCTATCAAAGTTGCCTTCACAGGGCTAGAAATCAAACAAAGAATGTTaatttctcttctctgctctACAGTGGAAGCTGTCTGGAAAGCAGTACATGTTCTTAGTGTGGAAAAGAATTGTCTCTGAATAGAACTAATGAAAACTTGTGCTAACAGTGGTAAGATCCAAAATCCAGCTATAACTAGATTAAGATTTTCACTTTATATACTATTACTATGCTTTCTGTCAATATATCATCAAGTCTGACACTACTTTGCACACCCAGCAAACTCCTATTTGACAAATACTCCTCAAATCAATGCTTCTATTCAGACTTTATATGTCAGTTTTAtcatcttcttcctctcccAACATGTTTTATTGTAAAGTCAAATTACAGAGTTCAACTACTTGGACTAGACATAAAAACAGGTTCCTATACTATACTGCAGGAGTTAGTTACTCCAAGGTGTTGAAGAGTAACATAGTCCAAGTCTTGATCCACTGTAacactccagcagctctgggacagtATCAGCTTAGACCTGACTGGAGCCAGGCCTGTGTAACCAGGTTTTGTCAGTACAGCTGTGCTGACCTGAGACATGCAAAAATTTCCAATCTATTTCCAGTTTACAGTAATCTTTGTTGTGGTACTAAATCCCCTCCTAGGTATGCAGACAGAAACCAAGAGATCTTTGGTCAGTTATTCAGAATTCTGTGCATTTCTTAATCTACATGTGACATGTGCAGGGGATAGTCCTGAATCCACCACATCCAGTGGTGACACTCCAGAGCATCTACTGTAGATCTGTTCTTCACTGTCTTTTCAGTAACCAAATTTTTTGGGCTCAAGAAGcccaaaaaacaaccctgtGTACACAGGTATCTCATCCATTTGCAGGATGTTTAATGTGTTTAACTCTgtaatttaattcaatttaatcCTTTTAAGACTTATAGAtaaacaaaacttttaaaatcttttttgaGTTACTTTGCCCATCATGGAGAAGGCGAATATATGCAAGTGATACCAATCAGTAAGCATTGCTCTGGTGTTGCACCTGTAAAGACAGTTTGATTTGTGTCTAGAGTACTATTTTTGACAGTCACCTTTTCTTCTGGAAGTTTACTTTCAAGACTGCCATTGAGGCACTgacaaaagaaagaggaattcTAAATACttagaatttcagaaaaaaaacaactaacaCAATCCACAGAAAGTTTAAATATTACCAAAGAGAAGGCTACAAATGTCTCTCCTGTTATTCTGTGTCTAGGAGTGGCTGCTGAAAAGCAagacagctttttaaaaaataaaattattatttttaaagacctGAGTGTAACCTGGGAAAGATCAAAAGAATTTTAGGAAATTATCACAGTGACCTTATCTTGACTTACAATAATAGCTTGTGGCTTTCCAGCCTGTTTCAATTCTCATTTTACAGAGAAAACCAGGGGGCATGCAATATTCCTCATTCTTTGCTTCTGCAAGAGAAGTAACTTTTCCCATCTTGCAGGTCATTTCTGCTATACTGAATAACCAATTTGTACCTTCTCAAATAATTGGTGTCTTTGGAGGAAAATAGCACTGGCAGCAAAAGTAAGAGTGACAGTTCAAAGGAAGCCATCTTAGTGATACTCAGAACATACACCAAAATTCACTTGTGTATTTCTAGTACCTCTgtacttttatttttgataGAAGACCATGTCCCTGTAAGAAAAACTGAGCCATTACTGCTTTCTAGAAACTCCCCACTAGGTCTTTACTACTTTCTGGCAAGTTTTGTTGACTTCTCTTCCCATTTGTAGCTCTTGGGCTATGAACATAAAATGGTTAAAATATCTCCTAAAAGTCCCAAAGACCCATCATCCCATCTTTTGAGGGTACAcacctgtcctggggtgacaggACAACACCAAAACAGAGTGCAAATATGtcttaatgcatttttttatttttggcctCAACCACTGAAAGTAAGCATCATCACAAGGAGTTAGCAAAACAACAGCTAACTTGTTGCAGTTTTTATAAAAAACTTACTAGGACATCTGCAGGAGCTCATTGGTTTCAGGTTTCCACACTCCTCTCACCAGCTGCTCAAAGTTGGAAATTAGGCCACCACCAGCACCTAAAATTGCAGAGATTTATGGCAAGTTTCCACTGAATGCTACCACTACTATGCCATTGCTCCCAGGAAAACTCATAACAGGTGCTAAATATGGCACCAAAACCCAGACTTAAATAGACTTAATCCAACTTTTCATGCAAACAAGATTCAAACAACAGCCACAAAACTTCAGAGTTTGAGATACTCAGCAAGAACCTCAGGTCTGCCTGTGACAGCATCTAAACTGATGCAATCATCACATTCCCATGTGTTgcttcccacagcagcacagaatcaACCATAAACAAGAGCTGCACAACTACTTTCTGAAGTGACCCTGATGGTGGGGCTGCAAATACAGCTGTCAAGAAGGTGGCCTCTAGAGCTCCAAATGGCAGACAGGCAAGAAGGGTCATCCCCAGTTTTAAACCCAAGTCATGGTTATAATCCAAAAACCTAAGATAACCAGTTCTCTTCTTCAGCCTCATGCAGGGACGCAGCTCTGAGGCAATAACACTGTTGGAAAGTTCAGCAACAGCTACACAGAAGATTTACCTCTTTATTGTCATCAGCTGCCCATCCTACAAGTTCTTGTATGACTACTGAAGGGAACTTCCCTCAAAGCCCTTCAACGTCACCCTTAATTCAGGCAGAAAATCTGCAGCACAGGCTTTTTCCTTGAGGGGACATCAGATTTCATCAGGACTGCCACGCCCAGCACAGCAAAGATGGTGCTACAGTTCTGCTCAGGGGCTAGACATTTACACACCActccaaaacaccccaaagccTCAGAACAAGATGCACATTACCTCTGGCCCAGCCCACAGCTACCATGACAAGCCAGGCATCTTTGTAGACAATGTCTGCATGTGCAATGCCATCTGTGATCTTCCAAGTCCTTGTCACTTCTTTCATTCCTGCCACCAGAAGACGAAGaggcagaaaggaaaagcagcgGTAGAATATGTCTTCTGGGCAGTAAAACACTAGATACCtgaaaataatcacaaaaaaaaagttagccACATTTTTGCTAAGGAATTATCTTTTCATAATCTTTAAAGATGTTTTTGGCATATGACTAGCAATGCTTGATATACTACTGACAACTCAAAGTCTTGTGGTACACATCTTGgaacaaatttaaaaagctTCTGAGTATGCCTGAGCTTTTgcaccaaaaccaaacactATTGCCTCATTGTCCCAGAGAAGAATCCATTAAAGTCCATGTGAAATAGCTTCACATTTTTCCAACTGTTCTACAATTTATATaatcacatttttataatctaAGTTACTAAAGTGGTATCTGATTGACTTTGTGTGGTTTGAGTTTATTTTGTGAGTTATATTTCATTTAGTTTTGTGTagggggttgttttgtttggtttttttgggtggtaAAAAGAGTAGTAAATTAAATGCTGATTCTGTGCTTCCAGACTGTAGGTACCTGGAATTATATAACCTCAGCAAGAATGCCTCCACTAGTTAGTGTCAGGCTAGATGAAATGCATGgctatttttaaacacatctaACATCTTAGTACTCACCAATTCTAGCTTTTCCAGCTTGCCAATTACAAGCACACTTCTTTATTCAaagcactgaaagaacactacTCAAAATACCTTTGATCAACTTGCTTTTAAAACCAAGTAAAGATGGCTTTTAACTGTCTTAACTGTTTTAACTGTTGTTAAATCCTAAGTGACAGTAAATTTTAGAAGATTAGATTATGTAGTGTTTTACTGTATCTCCTCAATAATAAACTAAATTCAGTTCTTACTGAGACATTCACAAAAACCCAATCAAGATTAAGTATCtggattaaattattttaagtagaTTAATTCAGCACAGGAGTAAGAGTGTAATAATTGCATAAGAGCAGAGAAAGTGTTTAAAAAGAAGGATAACTTTTTGTtatcttaaagaaaataataaagacaCTTCGCTTTAAGGTTTTAGATCTCAATCCTGTCTACCAAGAATTTTTGAGGCCTTTCCAGATGTCTCTGTATGCAACCAGGCTTCAGCCAAAGATGCAGAGGGAGGATGTATTTTAGAGGCTACTGCAAGAAGCCATTTAAGCCACCTACTCACCAGACAGCTCACACCAGAATTGATTTCCATCTGCAGGATGTGAGTTTAGAACCCTGAAGCACTGGAGACAAGACTGAGGCTGGCACTGAAGGCCCACCACAACATTCGTGCCTGTAATCTCTGCTAACAGTAGATGCCGCTGTCCTACAGACTATTTACGAGCATTCCTCAAGCCCAGAACAACTTCACTCACTTTCCAGTTCCAAGCACGGCTTGGGGAATTTCATTTTGCATGATCTGGGACCAGGAATTAAGGTCAGGAATTACACTCAGGAAGAGGGGATTTTGTAAAGCTGGACGCTTAAAACGTTTTGTAACATTCATAGCACCCCACTAAAACCCTCTTTAAGTTATGCATTACAAACCATATTTGACCACAGTGACTTAAACAGAAATCCTGTTCTCTTCAAGCGCAGCCCTAGCTCATGGCACTTGATGAAACAAGCAATCAGTCAGCTCACATCAGACTAACAGAACTACAGGCAGGTTCTGTAAGCTGTGTTAATAATTCACTAATTAATACATATTATTAATTTCACCCATTTGCCTAAATCCAATATGTCATCTCCTATTGCAACACAAAGACCACAAAACTATACATATTCCCAGACAGATAGGAactttctttcagtttaatGAATTTGCAGTTGTAAAACTTATGGGGCTACTGGAACTAAAGGATTTTAGGCAGGCCAGACTATCCAAATACAGTGATTGAGGTTTCTAAATTCAAAACCCCACTGCTGCTCATAATTTTTGTTAAGTTTGAAGTTTTCTTCAAAGATCACTTTCTGGAACAAATGAACTCCACTTGAAGGCCacatttatatgaaaataaCTCCAgaatccttttttcttttttttttttttttttaattttttaattccaaaGCTTGCCAAATTTCCTCATACTTGATTCAATCATACCATTCAGCTGGCTACTGTCTTCTGCAACAACACCCACCCatctgggaaggaaagaaatactgaaaaaaaaatatatgtgtcTGGTAGTAGGAACTGGAGGAAAGATGTGTCTTGGAACCTCAGTTACAAGAAAGTCCAAAATTTTTACATCAGCCAGGTTCTGGGCTTCAAGAGCTACTTTTGCAAAACTTGACTGTTTTTATTACATACCTGTGTTCAGCCAATCAGCAACTGAAttaactttatt from Poecile atricapillus isolate bPoeAtr1 chromosome Z, bPoeAtr1.hap1, whole genome shotgun sequence encodes:
- the TMEM38B gene encoding trimeric intracellular cation channel type B isoform X2, yielding MLYCFGGSVLSSLMLGEPPVAFLAKTINILLASSVWYLVFYCPEDIFYRCFSFLPLRLLVAGMKEVTRTWKITDGIAHADIVYKDAWLVMVAVGWARGAGGGLISNFEQLVRGVWKPETNELLQMSYPVKATLIGAVLFTLQRRQYLPIARHNLMFLYTIFLVVFKVKMMLTRCATSPLAPFEAAMGQMFFGSRKIPSKVKGEGATSSNGSSVCDQPSEQHHESAKKKQAKKTE